TGAACTCTCGAAGTAATTCAGTGAGGTCCTGTCTTCTCTTTGCAGAGATATCCGATCTGATCTTCACCTCTTTACCCTCCTCCAAGCTCACGACTTCTATTGATTCcctgtgaggtaggatttgtttctcgACCCTTTCTACCATCTTTAACAAGTCAGGAGACAAACCACAGTCTTCGTTGCCTTCAAAATCATGCGATTCCTCTAAACACACGTTTCGTTCAAAAGGAGACTCTAAATTTGTATGAGTGACATTCGCATCATTGATATCGTGTGACCTGTTGTAAGtatgaaaaacaaaatggaTTCAGGAATTTGTTTGGTGGAATATGGTCATGAATGAAATGCAAGTGTAGTTTAAGAGAAACTTAAAATAACTGCTCTTATGGAAAGAAAGATTTGCTCCAAAAATGATTGCAAACatgaactttattaaaataacgattttctggacatgagcctatttcacaaaggaatccTTATCACTTCTAGGCTAAAAAGCAATAAGGGTGTTCTGGACATTACTCTGAGGAAATCCTAAAAACTACaggtatttcttctgcagtccaattgtttagctcCCTTTCCGACTCGTAAGGACGAATATCTGGCAAAGCTCTTCCTCGCGTCGCTTCTTCATATACGACATGAATACTCTCAAGCTTCGTGTTAATACTTCTGACCCCTAGCATTTCTGGATAGACAAATCCTCCCGATACAAAAGTCTTGGATAGGTGAGGAAAGGTCATGTGTTCCCATTCAACTTCATCCCCTGTCAAACGAGCCCTTCTTCTCATTAGTTTCTTTTCCTGCTCTATCTTCTTCTGCCTAGcatctggcttgtatcctaagccaaaacggTCCTACTTGTCTTTCAACACTGGAGCCTCAACTCGGCCCTGAAGATATCTCCCCAATCCTCTTCTCGGCAAAGCTCCCTTTCCAACAGTCAACTGCAGACCCATCTCTGTGGTCTTGGATATTCTTGGCATCGAGATCTTGTTTCCCTCACGGATGAATGTTGTATTTACAAACTCCAAGGAACGGAAAGAGCATTCGATTGCATCATCGCTCGTTTCTAGATAAGGCGCATCGTTGGTCACAGATGCAATGATATCTTCTTGGCGTCTATCGTCACAACCACCTTTCGACACCACTTCAGCTTTTTGATGTAACAATGACGGTATCACTTTTCTTGAATGAATCCATGGCCTTCCTAATAGGCAACTGTAAGAAGGCTTGATGTCCATAACTAAGAAGTCCACCTCATAAATAGTTGGGCCAATTGACAGGTAAtgtcaattcttcccatgaccccCCTCTCAGTACCATCGAATGCTCGAACCACGTTCTAACACGACTTCATATGCGAACTATCCACAGGTAGCCTGTTGAGCGTGGCTAGGGGCAATACATTTAATGCCGATCCATTGTCTACCAGAACCCCCGGTAATATGCACCCTTTACACCTTGTAGTGATGTGTAAAGCTTTAGTAGATCCCATACCCTCGGGTGGTATTTCGTCATGGCTGAAAGAGATGAAGTTATCAGCGCTTATATTACCAACCAGTCGATCCAACTTGTTAATAGAGATATCGTCGGccacataagtttcatttagcacCTTCAGTAGTGCATTCCGATGTCCCTCCGAGTTCAGGAGTAAAGCTAGCATAGATATGCGAGCTGGTTGTTTGTGCAGCTGCTCCATAACGCTGTACTCGCTATGTTTTATGAACTTCAAGAACTCTCTAGCTTCCTCCTCCTTGATTGGTTCATTGACCACCAATTCAGGTTCGACcgccttcttcttctttccaaTCGAAGTTTCTTCTCTTATTGGCTCTACTCGAGCCTTCACCTGTTTGTCATACCCTCCTTCATCATGGTCCTCCTTCCCTGGGATTGTCACATTACAATTGTAATTCCAAGAAACCCTCCTGTTATCCTTGTAAGTAAACACGGTCGGTTTTTGAATGATAACCTTTGGTGCTACTCGCGCTCCAGCCTCACTATTCTTAGGTCGTgagatgatgaccacaggaTGGTTAGCCTTTGGAACTCCCAATGCCAACTCTGACGTACATACATGACTCTCCTTCTGAATTCCTTCACAAAATTCCATCTCCTTATTATCTATCATACCCTGTACCATGGCTCTGAACTCCGTACACTCCTGGATTTCATGCCCCATTTCAcaatggaactcacagtagttccCCCTATTCTCACAGCTTTCTTCTGAAGTAATTAACCCCCTTTTCACCATCTCTTTCCAGACCCATCTCAAAGGAGTCTTCACGTCCGTAATGTCTGCCTTAATTTTTCTGTCCTCGCCCATCATATTTATTCCACTATCAGTATGGTTTGGTAATGGATTTTCTGCTTTGGTGGcttcatcaaatttaacgacacCCATACCAATGAGCCTTTCAACCAACTTCTTGAAGGCAGTAcagttttctatagaatgctccgtgattcccgcatgatagtcgCACTGTGCATTTGCGTCGTACCATTTAGGGTACGGGGGCTGTAAGGGCTTCAGATAGAAAAGGAAAACTACATGTGCGTCGAATAAGTTTCGGTATAATTCCCTGTATGACATGGGAATTGGCGTGAATTGGGGCCTTTCCGTATTTCGCCTTGTACCGACCTCCTGTCTCGACGAGCTTTGCTGATTGGCAGCCGCCTTTCCTGGCTGACTCACTGTTACTGACTTCGAGTAACCCTTGTTGTACATGCTCGCGTTGTTCACCTCGTTTTCCTTCCTTTTCGAAGCTGATTT
The sequence above is a segment of the Gossypium raimondii isolate GPD5lz chromosome 4, ASM2569854v1, whole genome shotgun sequence genome. Coding sequences within it:
- the LOC105778924 gene encoding uncharacterized protein LOC105778924; its protein translation is MNGEMIENAIRSGKIDAGESNRKSASKRKENEVNNASMYNKGYSKSVTVSQPGKAAANQQSSSRQEVGTRRNTERPQFTPIPMSYRELYRNLFDAHVVFLFYLKPLQPPYPKWYDANAQCDYHAGITEHSIENCTAFKKLVERLIGMGVVKFDEATKAENPLPNHTDSGINMMGEDRKIKADITDVKTPLRWVWKEMVKRGLITSEESCENRGNYCEFHCEMGHEIQECTEFRAMVQGMIDNKEMEFCEGIQKESHVCTSELALGVPKANHPVVIISRPKNSEAGARVAPKVIIQKPTVFTYKDNRRVSWNYNCNVTIPGKEDHDEGGYDKQVKARVEPIREETSIGKKKKAVEPELVVNEPIKEEEAREFLKFIKHSEYSVMEQLHKQPARISMLALLLNSEGHRNALLKVLNETYVADDISINKLDRLVGNISADNFISFSHDEIPPEGMGSTKALHITTRCKGCILPGVLVDNGSALNVLPLATLNRLPVDSSHMKSC